Proteins found in one Diorhabda carinulata isolate Delta chromosome 11, icDioCari1.1, whole genome shotgun sequence genomic segment:
- the LOC130899528 gene encoding uncharacterized protein C20orf85 homolog: MASTNSTDYVIQNNILKSLEVLERKARKDWDKKWKFYLDFNKFILDEAAKLGYTEKEYKRIVQQYKHKPIFYQEESVTIPVEPTQFVPKTSSAFVGWRADKKFSLEKFGPLYISPKVTLPHHPPCYTIFLG; the protein is encoded by the exons ATGGCTTCGACCAATTCTACTGATTATGTGatacaaaataacatttt AAAATCTTTGGAGGTTCTCGAGAGAAAAGCTAGAAAAGATTGGGATAAAAAGTGGAAGTTCTATCTAGACTTCAATAAA tttatattaGACGAAGCCGCTAAACTAGGTTATACTGAAAAAGAGTATAAACGAATTGTGCAACAATACAAACACAAACCTATTTTTTATCAAGAGGAGTCCGTTACTATTCCAGTTGAACCTACACAATTTGTACCTAAAACTTCTTCAG CTTTTGTAGGTTGGAGAGCTGATAAAAAATTCTCTTTAGAAAAATTTGGTCCTTTATATATTAGTCCAAAGGTAACGCTACCTCATCACCCTCCATGTTATACAATTTTTCTCGGTTAG
- the LOC130899334 gene encoding uncharacterized protein LOC130899334 produces the protein MEPLYFLVSWMVFPFYLTFLSWMYILRKIVFAYLNMRYHTKLIQLDSSDINWAVGEKYHNLINIIMTINLKDSNDNIVTDIRTTINEKLIGYPNKYAKILCSLNSFLGFPFLLRESVIADDYITIIDIGQTKFNSMKDLMFSYSYKPLPSDNKLLFEVIVVKATKEWKEANDIKEYQVPMLIRINHVIADGLSAMNLFAHTFGENDVKLEESLKNIPKSPEWQKLPIFQYLQNLLYFYLVPGYLLVKNFRGELKSLTGQSYEGPMTSFRQNVSYGTEKPGEGLVQKIKSMKKQIGDTSFSEIILTAISASLYKYYQKALYKVPESISTAIVATKDLKPLTINGVPQLRNQFGIVPVQMPIKLHTDSMLERLQGVKKFTRKLMKDPSELMISNFITFNLLKFLPTPLIKRLLPLKGYATVISNLPEFPKIVIFNGHVVEDAYFFTLQRDEMSTGFAVVSYDSRVHLGFVGDVASVPSIEDCDGIVSEFFNTFDLLQKEIDKKRTNPL, from the exons ATGGAACCTTTATATTTCCTAGTATCCTGGATGGTATTTCCATTCTACCTCACCTTTTTATCTTGGATGTATATTCTAAGAAAAATAGTATTTGCATATTTAAATATGCGTTACCATACGAAGCTTATTCAACTAGATAGTTCAGATATAAATTGGGCCGTAGGTGAAAAATATCACAATCTCATTAATATCATAATGACGATAAATCTAAAAGACTCAAACGATAATATTGTAACCGACATTAGAActacaataaatgaaaaattgataggaTATCCTAATAAGTATGCGAAAATATTGTGTTCATTGAATTCCTTTTTGG GTTTTCCGTTTCTTCTAAGAGAAAGTGTCATCGCTGACGATTACATAACTATCATAGACATTGGACaaacaaaattcaattcaatgaaaGACTTGATGTTTTCTTACAGTTACAAACCTTTACCTTCGGACAACAAATTACTTTTCGAAGTAATTGTAGTTAAAGCTACAAAAGAATGGAAAGAAGCTAATGATATAAAG gaataTCAAGTTCCGATgttaataagaataaatcatGTGATAGCTGACGGTCTCTCGGCTATGAATTTGTTCGCACATACATTTGGTGAAAACGACGTAAAGCTGGAAGAAAGCCTTAAGAATATACCGAAGAGTCCAGAATGGCAAAAACTTCCCATTTTTCAATACCTTCAGaatcttttatatttctatttagtACCAG GATATCTTTTGGTGAAAAATTTCAGAGGTGAACTGAAATCGCTAACAGGTCAATCGTACGAAGGACCAATGACGTCGTTTAGGCAAAATGTTTCTTATGGTACTGAGAAACCTGGAGAGGGTTTAGTTCAGAAAatcaaatcaatgaaaaagcaGATTGGAGATACCagtttttctgaaataataCTAACAGCTATATCGGCCAGTCTATACAAGTATTATCAAAAA GCTCTTTATAAAGTACCCGAATCTATATCGACAGCAATAGTTGCAACTAAAGATTTGAAACCTTTAACAATAAATGGGGTACCACAATTGAGGAACCAATTTGGCATAGTACCTGTGCAAATGCCCATCAAACTCCATACCGATTCTATGTTGGAAAGATTGCAGGGAGTCAAGAAATTTACCAGGAAATTGATGAAGGATCCCTCCGAACTAATG atCAGCAATTTCATAACGtttaatttgttgaaatttctACCAACACCTTTAATTAAACGATTGTTACCTCTAAAGGGTTACGCCACTGTGATAAGTAATTTACCAGAATTtcctaaaattgtcatttttaatgGACATGTCGTAGAAGACGCGTATTTCTTTACCTTACAACGAGATGAAATGT CTACTGGGTTTGCTGTGGTGAGCTATGATAGTCGAGTGCATCTCGGATTTGTCGGCGATGTAGCCTCAGTACCTTCTATAGAAGACTGCGACGGCATCGTTAGCGAGTTTTTCAATACATTCGATTTGCTTCAAAAGGAAATAGACAAAAAGCGAACGAATCCTTtataa